The Kordia sp. SMS9 DNA window GTGCTCAGTAATAGATCTTCCGAATCTGTGAGTCCTAATGTTTCTGTAAATTCTGTATTGAAAGTATTGACAAATGAACTTATGGAATCATCTTGCGGTATGAATGTATCAATTGCATCTAGTAAGAATGCTTCTTTGGTTGTTCCTGCTACATCAAATAAAATTTCTATTATTGAATTGATGGCATTATCAAAACTGTTGAAGCTAAATTGATTTTTGTATCGAATGATTGTCCAGTAATAGCTTAGTGAAATTGGAATTTCGAGTGAATTTTCCAGATTTCCAGGATTGAGTAAGAGTTTTAATCCATCGGTTCCTGGAAACGAGATTCCTACATCTTCAAAGATGATTGCTGTGAGTTTGTATTCTCCAAATTCTCTGTAGAATGTTTTGTGAACTACAAAGTCTTTGAAGTAAATATGCTCAAGTATTGTGTCTAATCCTTCTTCAACAAAACTTAAACTAGCAGGAAGATTGTCCAGAGAGACTAAGTCTTTTACACTAGGATAAAATATATTATTATTTTCCGGCATAATATTGTTATTTACGTTCAGTTTTTAACTGATTTTCTTTTTTTCTAAAATTTGAAAAGCGCATGCTTTGGTCATATCAAATTCTTGTGTTAAGAATTGATTGAATTTCTTTTTCTTGTGTATTTTGTTTTGACGTTACAACTGTTTATCAAATAAAATTTGAGCAAGTTTTTCTTTGTCTTCTTCGCGTAAGATTTCACCGCCTGGCAATGTTGTTGGATCAATATCAAAGAGTGATCTCATTATTTTTGCCCAAAAACTGGTGTTGAATACATAGTCATCTTTTATAAAATCACTGTGCATGATAATTGCATATTCAATTCCTATAAAAGCACGCACTTTAGCTCCAAAACCTAATGATCCGCCAGTGGCAAATCCGCCTCCAGCTTCATTGTGCATGGAAAGTGTAATGTCTTTCCATTTGCTTACATAATTGATTGCCATTACCAGAACCATATCTTTAATTCTAGCATCTACTGTAGATAATGATGTTGCATTCGATTTGTAGAAACCTGTTCTGTTTCCAATTTCTACTGCAGTCATATTTAAGAGTGTATAGAATACTTGCGCTGCTGGTGCTCTGTTTGCTAATATTGTTGTCAATGCGGCATCATTGTAAAGCGTAATCGCATAATCTATTCTTTCATCTAGTGATTTTCCATTTTCAAGGAACGTTTCTAATTTTTTAAATAGAATTGCTAATTCAGAAGTATCGGGTGATTCTTCTATGGCGACTCCAATTTGCACCATGATTGCCAATGATTTTACTGCTTTGATATAGTCTTCTCCACGAATCGTATAGTTGAGATCTAGATACGAGTTGACATTTACTGTCCGGATACTTTTTCCTCCAATATATTTCGATTTGACTTCATGCCATCTTTCTCCAACAATGCGTTGTGCTCTTAGCATGGAACGATATTTTCTTTTTACATATCCAAGGTTGAATCGTTTCTTAAATTCTGCGCCATCTAATTGGTTTAAAACATTTTGCAAACTATCTCCAAAGTTGTATGATGGATGCACATAAACTCCTGGTTTAATAGTAGATGGATCCACTCCTCCAATGATGGTATCTATGACACCATTCATATCGAAATTGTATGTTGCTTCATACCCATATTCTAAATAGCGATCTAAATCGCCTGCAAAATTGTAGATAGAAATGATTTTTTTACTTTGATTGATTAGATTGTTAAATGTAAAATCGAAATTACTTGTATCATTATCTGTTACTTGATCTGCGATGTTGTAAATGATTCCTACTTTGATTCCCAATCCTTGATTTAGTAAGAACCCTGGAAGTATTGGAATTCCAATCATACCTTTACTTAGAGACGTAAAAAACTCTCCATGCAATTGTCCTTCACCAAATGCAAATGCTTTTACTTCTAGCGGAATTCGTGTTCCATCGGCGCGCATACATTTCTGGTAATCACTGCCTACATAGTATTTCACATCTATATCAAATCCAAATCCAAATTCGCCATTTATTCCAGCTCCAGCTGATAAAGCAGCTCCCGAAAGTAAGGATGGAAATTTGATTGCATTTAGGTATTTATTATCTACATTGGATGTTTGCCAATCAGGCATGTCATTCGTATTTCCATATTGAAAACCAATAGAAGCTTGTGCGCCCGCACTTCCATAGATACCAGTATATACCTTCAGTTTGGTCATATAATTCCAAATATCTAGATTGAAATTATCTGCTGCTCTATAAAAGGCAAAAGGTGCTGTTATTGGTAATAAAGCGCCAACTCCTGCGTACATCATAGCTCCTAATCCTCTTGATAGTGGATCTCTTCCTGTAATAGGAATTTCAAATTCTACTAATGCGGTTACTTTTTGTTGTAATTGAGCCGAAGCACCAATTGCAGCACCAATTCCAGGTCGTTTTCGTTTTCTGTTATTTCCTCCAGACCAATAGCCAAATCCAGCTTCCGTTCCTACATCTGCTCCAAGACGCAATTCTCCGTAAGCACTAATTTTAATAATATGTGTGTTGGGATTCTCTGTATCTTGTCGCCACATAGAAACATCTCCTACAAAATCGGCTCCAATAAAAGCATAGGTAGCGCCTAACTCAACTTTGAATCGAGCTCCAAGTGATCTGGCTGGAAACATGGCTTCAATAGCATATTCGGATAGTTGTACGACCGGATCATCTACCGGAAGTGCATCCGTGTATACTTGATCGACCATTCGCCATAAACTCTCGGCACATTGTCGTGATGGAACCCACATAAAGTAGTTTCCAGTATCCTGTAATAATACTTCTATTTTTTGACCATCTGGCAAACCATTGTTGATATAATTATATCCGCCACTAGGATCTTTTGCAATTACATAGTCTATAAATTCTTGATAGAGACTAGTTGGTGTGGTTCCTGATGACAACAGTATATCCATATCTAGATATGCGGAATCATGATCTGTTTTGGTAAAGAACTTTTTGCCTGCTTTTGGATAAATACTTCGCTTGTCATTACCGTGACCATCATTTTGTGGATCAGGATTGTTGGCATAAATCAATAGATTTAAACAAAAACGAAAATATGCTGAATCTTCAACTAATGTTCCATGCGTATTGGTAAAAGTAACGACACTGTCTGGATTTCCAGGTAATGGATTTCCATCTGTATCATAGTTTGCAGGATCTGTTGGGTCAAAAGCTTCTCCATCTGAATTGATTGGATAAATTTTCACCTCATCATAGTAGTTTTCTTGTATGATGCTTTTTAACTGTTGATTAGAGAATTCAGTCAACGTTTGTCCTACTGGTTTTGCTGGGATTCTATACAGTTTTGAGTACATATCTGGCATTGGTGCTTTGTACTGTTCTCCAGGTCCTGGAGTTTCCCAATATTCCCATATGTATGCTGCTTCAATATGTCCTTCAATAGATACGTTGCTTGTGTAAGCTTTCGTCAGTTCATCTTTTCCTGCTGCTGTTTGAATATTTTTATTTGCAGATATTACGATGACTTGGTACCATCCTGCTGCAGTAGCTGGATGCTTTCGTAATACATGAACGATATCACCTTTTTTAAGCCTTAGTTTTATTTTATTGCTATCAGGTATCGGTTCACTGTATAATGGCACATAGTCTACACCTGAGTATGTATTTGATATTACGGTGTCTTTGTTAATGTATTCTGCAAGTCCGTAATTGATGATAGTTCCTCCATTAATTTCATCATATCCACCAATTCTATTGAGTGCATTGTCTAATTCTTTGACAGTTTTTCTTCCAACAATTCCATCGGCTTCTGCTGCCAATTCGGCGGTGTTTTCTTGAAAGTAATTTACAAGCCATTCAGTGATTGGGGCAAATTCTCCGACAAATGTTGGTCCGAAATCCGACTGTCCCCATTTTAAACTTAACGCTGCATCTTTTGCTTGCGGGCTTACTCCGTTCATTTCTGGAATTACTGTAAACAGTGCTATATGCAATATACGTACTGCTTCTGTGTTATTGTCTCGTCCCAATTTCAAAGAAGCTCCTTTCCCCATGTTGATGAGGGTTAATGTTCTATTGTTTTTTAACAATACGGAGCTTAATGGCGTTTGATCGTCTGGGTAAAATGCGGCTTCTTGAACCAAAGCATTTTGCGCTGCTGTTTCTGTTATATATATTGCCATTAGAAAGTAGTTTTATAAGTACTTGATGATTTTTTACGATCATCTGTTATTTTCGTGTAAATAAAAATGTCAGTAATGACATGTTTTTCCTCCAATGCTCCTGAATTTTCAATCATTCCTTTTAGCATTAGTCTATATCTTCCTATGATGGTATTTGCAGATTGTTTATCGTGCAAACTACTGTAGCGAACTCCCAAATAAACTCTGAATTTATTGTTGGCTCCGAAGTGTGTATCTTTTAATATTTTTAATGCTTCAAACTGATCTTTTGTAATGGTAATACAATCGAAGTATTCAAAATCTAATTCAAAGTCAACTCCATCATTGATACTGTTGTTTTCCAGATAAAATAATAAGCTTGGTGTCGCTGGATTTGAAGTGTAACTTGTAACATTTCCGTTGATATCAAACATTAAATCTTTGTAGTTAACAGTACCAACATCTTGCTTTTGAAGTGTTACATTTAAGTCTCTTTTGGTCAGTCCGAACAGAAAATCTGCCTGTTGCGGAATGGTAAAGGAAGTTAAGTTTGTAATTTCTCGCTCATTGTTTGTACGCGCCGATTCATAGATATCTTTTTCATTGATGTATGCAAAAAAGGTCAAGTTGTTATCATCTTCAGCAACTCCAACTTTAGGCACATATCGCTGATCGTAGTAATATCCATACGTTCCTGAAGTAATAAAAGCATTTTCAGAAGAATACAAGCGGACAGAAACTCTTCCAGATTCATGCGGAAAGACTTGCTTCATTTCAAAAATTGGAAACATTAAGTCTAAAATATGATTGTCATATCGCAAAAGAGAATTTTCTAAGTTACTATCTATTGGTGGATCTACAGGATTGATTACTTTTCTCGGGATGATTCCTTTGAAAGGATGAGAAGGAATAAAATCAATGAACAATTTTATGTTGTAATATCCACTTATAGGACCGTTATCCGTATTTTCGAAGAGTATTTTTACGGTAGTATTGTCGTATTTGACTTTACCAATATATACAGGATCATCTCCTGCATTGATATAGTCATCATAGTTTAACAACTCCATCGGCTTTAAAAAGTTTTCACCTTCATAATTTGCATCTGACGGAAAGTCATCATACACATCGAGTAAACTTTTCCCATATACCAAAATAGAACGTTCTTTTATATGTCCTTTGGACCTGTTTTTCCATTCCACTCCAGAATCAGTATTGTAAGGAGTTGCCACATTATACGTTGGATAGATTGCCGCCAGACTTCCTACTAAGTTTAGGAATGATAAGTAATACGGAATTCGTCCATTTGGTTGTCCCGGTATGGGACCACTTTGTGAAAATATTGGCCATCTGTGTGGCGTGTAATATAACGGCAAACCAGTATTGGTCGGATTGGAATCAAATCCGCCTAAAATATGGTGACTTAACGCTACTACTGGACTCGTATGTAATGACTCGTAAAAGAAATTGTTATAATAGTTATATGAATATCCAGTTTGATGACGGATATCTATATAAATTTTATTTTTGTTGTTGAATTCTTGAAGCGTCTCTACAATGTCTAATTCGTCTGCAAATGTGCTAGAAGTGGCACTGAAACCAAAAAGAGTTTTGCCAATCATTCTCGAAAAATTGCCATAAAAAGCGGCAGCATCAAAGTAGTTTAATACTTGCTCTCTATAGTATTTTTTTTCCAAGTTGTTATAACTTGAAATGTCTAATACGTGTTCTTCTGAGGTTCTAAGAATACCCATTGTGGCTTCAAAACCTATGCGATCGCCAATTATTTCAAATCCTGAGAGATTTGTGTTACTAAATTCTCCTAGAATAGCACCTGCTTCTACGATTGACAATTGAAATGTTATGTCGTTCGGTTCTTTAAAGAAGATTTCTTCTAAGAATACATCATCAGTAACATAATCATCTGAGGCAGGATCAGCGGAAGCTGAATATGAATATCCCAAATGCCGCGGAATTGCGGGATCATTGTCTGGATTTTGCGTATCTGTATTGAGACGCGCTTTGTTTTCGATAACAGCCGTTTTTATGTCAGGTGCTCCTGCAATAGGAGACGAAGCCAATATTTCGGGGAAGTCTGTGCCTGTATCAGGATTAGGGATAATGATAGAATCTTTCTTTATTCCTCTATAAATAAAGTAAGCTATACCATCATATTCCCAATCTACTGGGTTTACAGGTTTTAATGCAATATTGATCAAATTTGGATTTCCACTCGCCTCTTGTATGAGTACTAAAGACTTGCACGTGGCAATGGCAAAATTTTGACTTCCTGACGAAAATTTATGTGTGCTTTGCAGCCTGTATTTATTATCGTCTATTGCACCAAACTCCCTTTGATTTGATTGATCCTGATTTTCCCATGACTGTTTATCAGTAAAGAAAAAGAAGTTTTCCATGTTCGTTTATTTTTTTCAATTAAAGTATTGCATGAATGGACAGTTCATACCATTCACCGTGATCATTGGTGGTTGTATAGTTTTCTTGGGAGAAATAATTAGCTGTTAAAAAAAGCTAATTACAGATTAGAAAGGAGAGAATTTTAAATAACTAGATTGTTGTTATTCAACTCAAAGTTAGCAAAAAAACTTACTAAAAATTTACTTCAATTTTAAAAAATCTGTTATTTTCATGTTAATTTATTACCACTTTCGTGAGGAAATGAAAGTTTTTGTTAAAAAAATCAGTTTTTTAAACCAATAAAAGAAATTGTACTCCTTTTATCCATTCATATTTTCAACAAATAACCAAATAATTATTTAAAATTCTGATTTTTTAACTAGAAGCATCCTGTAGTTGCAGTATTTCATCAATATTTCACTAATACTTACAGTTTTATATTTAATTTCTTATCTTTAAGATTATTAATTTAAATCTTAAATCATGAAAAAAAAGAATCTCAAATCATTAAAGCTTAACAAAAAGTCTATTTCCAATTTTAATGAGGAAAAATTAAAAGGAGGACAGTCTATATCACAATGTAATTCACAATGTGGATACTCATGTGATGATAATTTATGTGGTAATTCTATTGAGCCATGGTGTATTAAAGGCGACCAATAAGAGTTCTTTACGTACCTACTATTAAAATTGCGAACTTCGGTTCGCTTTTTTTATGAATCTATTTTATATGGCAATCTGATAGGTTTTTAATGAATATCGTTTATGCTTACACTTTTCAATTGTTTTTACTATTTTTATGACAATGAAAAAGTCATTTTTTAAAATATTAGCGAAATTGAATAAACTGCTGCTGCCTTCTTTTTCCAAACGGCAATTGGATTTGAGTAAAGCTTCTAAATTTCAACTTGCCATTATAGGTTGGCGTTATTATGTCACAACCAATACTTTAGATTGAATAAAACCTGTATTACATGTGTATGACTTTATGTAAGTTGTAATTCATTATAAAAAAAGATTATATTTTTTAGAGTTTATTGTTTGTATTTATTGTAAAAACAAATATATTTGCACCCGCAATAAGCAATCGGCCTCGTAGCATAACTGAATAGTGCACTTGATTACGGCTCAAGAGGTTGCAGGTTTGAATCCTGCCGAGGTCACAACAAGCAAGAAACCACGTCAATTTGACGTGGTTCTTTGTTTTTAGTGCAAAGCCAAATAACGTTTGAGGTTTGTGATGAAAATAAAGAACTAGAGCGATAGCTCGTGG harbors:
- a CDS encoding SsrA-binding protein, which codes for MKKSFFKILAKLNKLLLPSFSKRQLDLSKASKFQLAIIGWRYYVTTNTLD